The following coding sequences are from one Megamonas funiformis window:
- the fabD gene encoding ACP S-malonyltransferase, translated as MSKLAFLFPGQGSQVVGMGKDFYDKYDIAKKLFKEADEALGYSIMDMCFNGPAEDLKLTANTQPAILTMSVICNELLKENGIAPEIVGGHSLGEYSALVAAGSLKFADAVYLVHKRGMYMQEAVPVGEGGMAAVIGLDRDKIVEICEEVSASTALVQAVNFNCPGQIVIAGTAKGVEKASEEMTKAGAKKCVILPVSAPFHSKLMEPAAEKLAVELDKVVVSDATIPVVTNVTAEALTKAEDIKVSLVKQASSPVKWEDCIATMKDFCADTYVEVGPGKVLCGFNKRIDRKLKSLNVENIESLEKTLDYFKEVR; from the coding sequence ATGAGTAAACTCGCGTTTTTATTTCCAGGACAAGGTTCTCAAGTAGTGGGAATGGGTAAAGATTTTTATGACAAATATGATATTGCGAAAAAGTTATTTAAAGAAGCTGATGAAGCACTTGGTTATTCCATCATGGACATGTGCTTTAACGGACCAGCAGAAGATTTAAAACTTACAGCAAATACTCAACCTGCTATTTTGACTATGAGCGTTATTTGTAACGAATTATTAAAAGAAAACGGAATTGCTCCAGAAATCGTAGGCGGTCATAGTTTAGGTGAATACTCTGCACTTGTAGCAGCAGGCTCTTTAAAATTTGCAGATGCAGTATATCTCGTTCATAAACGTGGTATGTACATGCAAGAAGCTGTTCCTGTTGGTGAAGGCGGAATGGCAGCTGTAATTGGTCTTGATCGTGATAAAATTGTAGAAATTTGTGAAGAAGTAAGTGCAAGCACTGCTTTAGTACAGGCTGTAAACTTCAACTGCCCAGGTCAGATTGTAATTGCAGGTACTGCTAAAGGTGTAGAAAAAGCTAGTGAAGAAATGACAAAAGCTGGTGCAAAAAAATGTGTTATTTTACCAGTTAGTGCACCATTCCATAGTAAATTAATGGAACCTGCAGCTGAAAAACTTGCTGTAGAACTTGATAAAGTTGTTGTATCTGATGCTACTATTCCAGTAGTAACAAATGTTACAGCTGAAGCTTTAACAAAAGCAGAAGATATCAAAGTAAGTCTTGTAAAACAAGCTTCAAGCCCTGTAAAATGGGAAGATTGTATCGCAACAATGAAAGATTTTTGTGCTGATACTTATGTTGAAGTAGGTCCAGGTAAAGTTTTATGTGGATTTAATAAACGTATTGACCGTAAATTGAAATCTTTAAACGTAGAAAATATAGAATCTCTTGAAAAAACTCTTGACTATTTCAAGGAGGTTCGATAA
- the fabG gene encoding 3-oxoacyl-[acyl-carrier-protein] reductase, translating to MLLDGKVALVTGASRGIGRAVAIELAKEGATVAINYAGNVAAAEEVKNIITDMGGKAMIVQADVSDEQAASEMVEKVIAEFGQIDILVNNAGITRDGLFIRMKSQDWNAVINTNLTGIFNCTKVAAKYMMKKRSGKIINMTSVSGIMGNIGQTNYSAAKAGVIGFTKSLAREMASRGITVNAVAPGFIATDMTAAMPEKAQAQVVGSIPLGKMGQPEDIANAVVFLASDKASYITGQVVNVDGGMVM from the coding sequence ATGCTTTTAGATGGTAAGGTTGCGTTAGTAACAGGAGCATCTCGTGGAATTGGTCGTGCAGTTGCTATTGAACTTGCAAAAGAAGGTGCTACTGTAGCTATCAATTATGCAGGAAATGTGGCTGCTGCTGAAGAAGTAAAGAATATAATTACTGATATGGGCGGCAAAGCTATGATTGTTCAAGCTGACGTTAGTGATGAACAGGCTGCTAGTGAAATGGTAGAAAAAGTAATAGCTGAATTTGGACAGATTGATATTTTAGTAAATAATGCGGGTATAACTCGTGATGGTTTATTCATTCGTATGAAATCTCAGGATTGGAATGCTGTTATTAATACAAATTTAACAGGTATTTTTAACTGTACAAAAGTAGCGGCAAAATATATGATGAAAAAACGTTCTGGAAAAATTATCAATATGACTTCTGTTTCTGGTATAATGGGAAATATAGGTCAGACAAATTATTCTGCTGCTAAAGCTGGTGTAATTGGTTTTACAAAATCTTTAGCTCGTGAAATGGCTAGTCGTGGTATTACCGTTAACGCTGTAGCTCCTGGTTTTATTGCTACTGATATGACAGCAGCTATGCCAGAAAAAGCACAGGCTCAAGTAGTGGGCTCTATTCCGCTTGGCAAAATGGGTCAGCCAGAAGATATTGCAAATGCAGTAGTATTTTTGGCATCTGATAAGGCTTCATATATTACAGGACAGGTTGTCAATGTAGATGGCGGTATGGTAATGTAA
- a CDS encoding acyl carrier protein yields the protein MATFDKVRDIVVDQLGVEADEVNIDSTFIDDLGADSLDIVELIMAFEEEFGIEIPDEAAEKIKTVQDVVSYIDQNK from the coding sequence ATGGCTACTTTTGATAAAGTAAGAGATATCGTTGTTGATCAGTTAGGCGTTGAAGCTGATGAAGTTAATATCGATTCTACTTTCATCGACGATTTAGGTGCAGATTCTCTTGACATTGTTGAATTAATCATGGCTTTCGAAGAAGAATTCGGTATTGAAATTCCTGACGAAGCTGCTGAAAAAATTAAAACAGTTCAGGACGTTGTATCCTATATAGACCAAAATAAATAA
- a CDS encoding NAD(P)H-dependent flavin oxidoreductase: MKLPELKIGNKIAKVPIIQGGMAVRLSTARLAAAVANEGGIGLIAASGMPTDELRYEIRLARSLTSGIIGINIMVAARGFSEIVKTAIEEGIDLVVAGAGFSRDMFGLGQESGTPIVPIVSSVKLAKISQRLGAAAIVVEGKEAGGHLGTSTSIRELIPDIAKAVDIPVVAAGGVLSGQDIVDLIKMGASGVQMGSRFAASEESNAAPALKRFYLKSKPDDIVVIHSPVGLPGRAVRNPFADKIMVGPVPPKGCKACLKSCKHNFCIIDSLIRAEQGDVENGLVFTGEYIHRIKEILPVREIISRIKSEVAAID, from the coding sequence TTGAAACTTCCTGAATTGAAAATTGGCAATAAAATTGCAAAAGTACCTATTATTCAGGGGGGCATGGCTGTTAGATTATCAACGGCAAGACTTGCAGCTGCTGTCGCTAATGAAGGCGGCATTGGTTTGATTGCTGCATCTGGTATGCCTACTGATGAATTAAGGTATGAAATTCGCTTGGCGCGATCTTTAACGTCTGGAATTATTGGTATTAACATCATGGTTGCAGCTAGAGGTTTTAGTGAAATTGTAAAAACTGCTATCGAAGAAGGTATTGACCTTGTAGTAGCTGGTGCAGGATTTTCCCGCGATATGTTTGGTCTTGGACAAGAATCTGGTACACCAATCGTACCGATTGTTTCATCTGTTAAATTAGCGAAAATATCCCAACGTCTTGGCGCTGCTGCTATTGTGGTTGAAGGAAAAGAAGCTGGCGGACATTTAGGAACTAGTACATCTATACGTGAATTAATTCCTGATATCGCAAAAGCTGTGGATATTCCTGTTGTTGCAGCAGGCGGAGTGCTTTCCGGTCAAGACATTGTTGATCTTATAAAGATGGGCGCAAGTGGTGTACAAATGGGTTCACGCTTTGCTGCCAGTGAAGAATCCAATGCAGCTCCGGCTTTAAAAAGATTTTATTTAAAATCTAAACCGGACGACATTGTAGTTATACACAGCCCAGTAGGTCTTCCAGGACGTGCTGTAAGAAATCCATTTGCAGATAAAATAATGGTAGGCCCAGTTCCTCCAAAAGGATGTAAAGCATGTTTAAAGAGCTGTAAACATAATTTCTGTATAATTGATTCATTGATTCGTGCAGAACAGGGAGACGTAGAAAATGGTCTGGTATTTACAGGCGAATATATACACAGAATCAAAGAAATATTGCCAGTTAGAGAGATAATTTCTAGAATAAAATCGGAAGTTGCGGCAATAGATTAA
- the fabF gene encoding beta-ketoacyl-ACP synthase II, which translates to MTNRVVITGLGAISPIGIGKDAFWQGLLAGKSGIDKITHFDASDFKAQIAAEVKDFNAADFIDRKEAKRMDRYTQFAIAATKLAFEDANMDLSKEDKERIGVFIGSGIGGIETLHDQYNTIFTKGPGRVSPFCVPMMISNMAAGMTSITFGLQGPSVCPVTACATGTNAIGDAMRVIQRGEADVMVAGGTEACISPLPVAGFASMKALCTDMNDNPQKASRPFDKNRSGFIMGEGAGIVILESYEHAVARGAEIYAELAGYASTSDAYHMTSPDPEAKQSARCFTNVVKDAGLELTDIDYINAHGTSTPLNERTETAAIKRAFGDHAYKLSISSIKSMIGHLLGAAGGIECIATALAVKNDIMPATINYETPDEELDLDYVPNVARERVINAAISDSLGFGGHNAAILLKKLK; encoded by the coding sequence TTGACAAATAGAGTAGTTATTACTGGTTTAGGAGCAATTTCCCCTATTGGTATTGGTAAAGATGCTTTTTGGCAAGGTCTTCTTGCAGGTAAAAGCGGTATAGATAAAATTACACATTTTGACGCTAGTGATTTTAAAGCTCAGATTGCAGCAGAAGTAAAAGATTTTAATGCTGCTGATTTTATCGATAGAAAAGAAGCAAAACGCATGGATAGATATACTCAATTTGCTATTGCAGCAACTAAACTTGCGTTTGAAGATGCAAATATGGATTTATCTAAAGAAGATAAAGAACGTATTGGCGTATTTATTGGTAGTGGTATTGGTGGTATTGAAACATTACATGATCAATACAATACTATATTCACTAAAGGTCCAGGTCGTGTAAGTCCTTTCTGCGTGCCTATGATGATTAGCAATATGGCAGCAGGCATGACTTCTATTACATTTGGTCTTCAAGGTCCTAGCGTTTGCCCTGTAACAGCTTGTGCAACTGGTACAAATGCTATTGGTGATGCTATGCGTGTTATTCAACGCGGTGAAGCAGATGTAATGGTTGCTGGTGGTACAGAAGCTTGTATTTCTCCACTTCCAGTAGCAGGTTTTGCTTCCATGAAAGCTCTTTGCACAGACATGAACGACAATCCACAAAAAGCTTCTCGTCCATTTGATAAAAATCGTAGTGGTTTTATCATGGGTGAAGGTGCTGGTATTGTTATTTTAGAAAGCTATGAACATGCAGTAGCTCGTGGTGCTGAAATTTATGCTGAGCTCGCAGGTTATGCTTCAACTTCTGATGCTTATCATATGACTAGCCCAGATCCAGAAGCAAAACAGTCTGCTCGTTGTTTCACAAATGTAGTAAAAGATGCAGGTCTTGAATTAACAGATATTGATTATATCAATGCTCATGGTACATCTACTCCATTGAATGAAAGAACTGAAACAGCAGCTATTAAACGTGCTTTTGGTGATCATGCGTATAAATTATCTATCAGCTCTATTAAATCCATGATAGGACACCTTCTCGGTGCTGCTGGTGGTATTGAATGTATCGCTACAGCTTTAGCTGTTAAAAATGATATTATGCCTGCTACAATCAACTATGAAACTCCAGATGAAGAATTAGATTTGGATTATGTACCAAATGTTGCTAGAGAAAGAGTTATCAATGCAGCTATTTCTGATTCTTTAGGTTTTGGCGGTCATAATGCAGCTATTTTATTGAAAAAACTTAAGTAA
- the rnc gene encoding ribonuclease III — protein MNLSEKRKQKLGELVVRLGVKFNDLNLLNQALTHTSYANEAKDHSLHNERLEFLGDAVLELASSTYLFKTFTQMPEGEMTKARASVVCETSLAKLAMNLNVGQYLLLGKGERLTGGEHRPSILADAFESIIGAIYLDQGWQTAYEYVLDKLNEEFIAVKYGYNLKDYKTILQEVVQAKGQHVEYKLLAETGPDHAKTFEFAVVIDKKIDGKGKGTTKKEAEQHAAYEALKKYGIEK, from the coding sequence ATGAATTTATCAGAAAAACGCAAACAAAAATTAGGAGAATTAGTCGTTAGATTAGGTGTCAAGTTCAATGATTTAAATTTATTAAATCAAGCTTTGACACATACCTCGTATGCTAATGAGGCTAAAGACCATAGTCTTCATAATGAGCGTTTGGAGTTTTTAGGTGATGCTGTTTTAGAATTAGCTTCTAGCACATATTTATTTAAAACTTTTACGCAAATGCCTGAAGGTGAAATGACAAAAGCTCGTGCCTCTGTTGTTTGTGAGACAAGTTTAGCGAAACTTGCTATGAATTTAAATGTTGGGCAATATTTGTTATTGGGTAAGGGCGAACGCTTAACTGGTGGAGAACATAGACCATCAATTTTAGCAGATGCTTTTGAGTCAATTATTGGAGCTATTTATTTAGACCAAGGTTGGCAGACTGCCTACGAATATGTGCTTGATAAATTAAATGAAGAATTTATTGCTGTAAAATATGGATATAATTTAAAAGATTATAAGACTATTTTGCAAGAAGTAGTGCAGGCAAAAGGACAACATGTTGAGTACAAATTATTGGCAGAAACAGGTCCAGACCATGCAAAAACTTTTGAATTTGCTGTAGTTATTGATAAAAAAATTGATGGCAAAGGAAAAGGCACTACTAAAAAAGAAGCTGAACAACATGCAGCTTATGAAGCATTAAAAAAATATGGTATAGAGAAATAA
- a CDS encoding MarR family winged helix-turn-helix transcriptional regulator, whose translation MFLEKSLGYTICTIARKIHQNLTHKFSPYNITPEQWVVLNQIHINKNISQKKLADIIQKDPNNVKVLVDKLEQKELIKRASNPNDKRAFFLSTTNKGIELIDTLNEVDISVISDVEKSLTKEENILLLELLSKIEKNFSSSSK comes from the coding sequence ATGTTTCTCGAAAAATCTTTAGGATATACAATTTGTACCATAGCTAGAAAAATTCATCAAAATTTGACACATAAATTTTCCCCATATAATATTACTCCAGAGCAATGGGTAGTATTAAATCAAATTCACATCAATAAAAATATATCTCAGAAAAAATTAGCTGATATTATCCAAAAAGACCCTAATAATGTAAAAGTTCTTGTCGACAAATTAGAACAAAAAGAATTAATTAAGAGAGCTTCCAACCCTAACGATAAAAGAGCATTTTTTTTATCTACAACAAATAAAGGTATCGAGCTTATTGATACTTTAAATGAAGTGGATATTTCTGTAATTTCTGATGTAGAAAAAAGCTTAACTAAAGAAGAAAATATTTTATTATTAGAATTATTATCTAAAATTGAAAAAAATTTTTCATCTTCTTCAAAATAA
- a CDS encoding MBL fold metallo-hydrolase, whose translation MYYIAKAKNILFTLFCCCILLSNVAYAQDKSQTAPPPNLPSELFDNTPLTPTKVFDNLYCIGTKSVVAWALQTSDGIILIDSMWDNNDTQLIIDGMKKLGLNLKYILISHGHGDHYGGAQYLKDKYNAKIFMSNTDFYYMNNTFDGVNGSRSPKCTVDEFLTDGQQITLGDTTVTVVSTPGHSPGCVSFIFPVKTQGKTYMAAQWGGTGIPKSMENKVQYKSSLEHFSQYCQDNNVVVETTAHLFADNGYAKLNNVVNSTFIENNPFYLGQKGIDNYLNNLSLEIDRAIANSIK comes from the coding sequence ATGTATTATATTGCCAAAGCAAAAAATATTTTATTTACACTCTTTTGCTGTTGTATTTTATTATCTAATGTTGCTTATGCACAAGATAAATCGCAAACAGCCCCACCACCTAATTTACCTAGTGAATTATTTGATAATACTCCTCTAACTCCTACAAAAGTTTTTGATAATCTTTATTGTATAGGTACAAAAAGCGTTGTAGCTTGGGCATTACAAACTTCTGATGGAATCATACTCATAGATTCAATGTGGGATAATAACGACACCCAATTAATCATTGATGGCATGAAAAAATTAGGATTAAATTTAAAATATATCTTAATATCTCATGGTCACGGTGACCACTATGGTGGAGCACAATATTTAAAAGATAAATATAATGCTAAAATCTTTATGAGCAACACTGATTTTTATTATATGAATAATACTTTTGATGGAGTAAATGGTTCTCGTTCACCAAAATGTACTGTAGATGAATTTTTAACAGACGGACAACAAATTACCTTAGGTGATACTACTGTTACTGTCGTATCCACTCCTGGTCATTCTCCTGGTTGTGTTTCTTTTATCTTTCCTGTAAAAACTCAAGGTAAAACTTATATGGCTGCTCAATGGGGTGGCACAGGTATTCCTAAATCTATGGAAAACAAAGTCCAATATAAATCTTCCCTAGAACATTTTTCTCAATATTGTCAAGATAATAATGTAGTTGTTGAAACTACTGCTCATTTATTCGCTGATAACGGTTATGCTAAATTAAATAATGTAGTAAATTCTACTTTCATAGAAAATAATCCATTTTATCTAGGTCAAAAAGGCATTGATAATTATCTCAATAACTTATCATTAGAAATAGATAGAGCCATCGCTAATTCTATAAAATAA
- the rplU gene encoding 50S ribosomal protein L21: MYAIFQTGGKQYRVSEGDVITVEKIAANEGDVVTFDQVLTVVNDADVKVGTPVVEGAKITAKVEKQDKARKILVFKYKAKSNYRRRQGHRQPFTKLTIEKIEA, translated from the coding sequence ATGTACGCTATTTTCCAGACAGGCGGAAAACAGTATCGTGTTTCCGAAGGTGACGTTATCACTGTTGAAAAAATCGCAGCTAATGAAGGCGATGTTGTAACTTTTGATCAGGTTTTAACTGTTGTTAATGATGCAGATGTTAAAGTTGGTACTCCAGTTGTTGAAGGTGCTAAAATCACTGCAAAAGTTGAAAAACAAGATAAAGCTAGAAAAATCTTAGTTTTCAAATACAAAGCTAAATCCAACTATCGTCGTCGTCAGGGTCATCGTCAGCCTTTCACTAAATTAACTATTGAAAAAATCGAAGCATAA
- a CDS encoding ribosomal-processing cysteine protease Prp: MIKISVMRQDDDKVIGLLVEGHAGAGAYGQDIVCAGISALAQSVILGLAKHLHREINYDVKPGYLSVALKDKADDLTEAVFAVAVLGFAEIEKSNPKNVSVLNIRR; encoded by the coding sequence ATGATAAAAATATCTGTAATGCGTCAAGATGATGATAAAGTCATCGGTCTTTTAGTAGAAGGACATGCAGGAGCAGGCGCATATGGTCAAGATATTGTATGTGCTGGGATTTCTGCATTGGCTCAGTCAGTTATTTTAGGTTTGGCAAAACATTTACATCGTGAAATAAATTATGATGTAAAGCCCGGATATTTAAGTGTGGCTCTGAAAGATAAAGCTGATGATTTAACAGAAGCTGTCTTTGCTGTAGCTGTACTTGGTTTTGCGGAAATAGAGAAATCTAATCCAAAAAACGTTTCTGTTCTAAATATCAGGAGGTGA
- the rpmA gene encoding 50S ribosomal protein L27 has translation MFNFDLQLFAHKKGVSSTRNGRDSESKRLGVKEHAGTIVTAGSILVRQRGTHFHPGANVGIGKDDTLFAKIAGRVAFERKGRYNRQISVYAE, from the coding sequence ATGTTCAATTTTGATTTACAGCTTTTCGCTCATAAAAAAGGTGTTAGTAGTACTCGTAACGGTCGTGATAGCGAATCTAAACGTCTTGGCGTTAAAGAACATGCTGGTACTATCGTTACTGCAGGTAGCATTTTAGTTCGTCAGAGAGGTACTCATTTCCATCCAGGTGCTAACGTAGGCATCGGTAAAGATGATACTTTATTCGCTAAAATTGCTGGTCGTGTTGCTTTCGAACGTAAAGGTCGTTACAACCGTCAAATCAGTGTATATGCTGAATAA
- a CDS encoding site-specific integrase: MPKNPVKLCDPIGSKKGQELNFFTLDEFNQFIKKVNTDEPYYTIFNILFWTGIRRGELLALRPCDFDFENNLLHITRNMVYIQNYKPMITTPKTEKSKRTITLPKFLVDIVKNYIQKDFITSHDLLFEVSPTVLFNKLKHYIKLVGLKTIRIHDFRHSHASLLIEQGYSPLMIAERLGHEKIETTLKTYSHLYPNKQNELAEKLQQLHQNI; the protein is encoded by the coding sequence TTGCCGAAAAACCCTGTTAAACTTTGCGACCCAATAGGTTCGAAAAAAGGTCAAGAGTTAAACTTTTTTACACTAGACGAATTTAATCAATTTATAAAAAAAGTTAATACTGATGAACCATATTACACTATATTTAATATTTTATTTTGGACTGGTATACGACGTGGCGAGCTGTTAGCCCTTCGCCCTTGTGATTTTGATTTTGAAAATAATCTATTACACATAACTAGAAATATGGTTTATATTCAAAACTACAAGCCAATGATAACCACACCAAAAACTGAAAAGAGTAAACGTACTATCACACTACCAAAATTTTTAGTTGATATTGTAAAAAATTATATTCAAAAAGATTTTATTACATCACATGATTTATTATTTGAAGTTTCGCCAACTGTTTTATTTAATAAGCTTAAACATTATATTAAATTAGTAGGATTAAAAACTATTCGCATTCATGATTTTAGACATTCCCACGCTTCACTATTGATTGAACAAGGTTATTCGCCATTGATGATTGCTGAACGTCTAGGACATGAAAAAATTGAAACAACTTTAAAAACCTATTCTCATTTATATCCAAATAAACAAAATGAATTAGCTGAAAAACTACAACAATTACATCAAAATATATAA
- a CDS encoding Arm DNA-binding domain-containing protein — protein MPVYKNEQRGTWFTTFYYTDWTGTRKKKKKEGFTTKREAQAFEREFLERMAGTCDMKFSSLVAIYLDDCKSRIKASTLYTKTTIIEKYVLPYFKDTAINKITPTNIRQWYY, from the coding sequence ATGCCTGTTTACAAAAACGAACAACGTGGAACATGGTTCACGACTTTTTATTATACTGATTGGACTGGTACACGCAAGAAAAAGAAGAAAGAAGGCTTTACCACTAAACGAGAAGCCCAAGCCTTTGAGCGTGAATTTCTCGAACGTATGGCGGGAACTTGCGACATGAAATTTAGCTCGCTAGTAGCTATATACTTAGATGATTGTAAATCAAGAATAAAAGCATCTACTTTATACACCAAAACGACTATCATTGAAAAATATGTATTGCCTTATTTTAAAGATACCGCCATAAATAAAATCACACCAACCAATATTAGACAATGGTACTATTAA
- a CDS encoding type II toxin-antitoxin system death-on-curing family toxin, with protein MNTEKQIINILLDDILDFHQQLTDRYRMESGIHDMNLLQSAVNSPFQSFAGQDLYPTIFDKASRLCYGLTKNHPFNDGNKRTAIHSMLVYLYINDILLDYESIELENIIIDIASSKMSCEELTQWLQDHVKKI; from the coding sequence ATGAATACAGAAAAACAAATTATAAATATTTTACTTGATGATATCTTAGACTTTCATCAGCAACTTACTGATAGATATAGAATGGAAAGCGGTATCCATGATATGAATTTACTTCAATCAGCAGTAAATTCACCATTTCAAAGTTTTGCAGGTCAAGATTTATATCCAACAATATTTGATAAAGCTTCTAGACTTTGTTATGGATTGACTAAAAATCACCCATTCAATGACGGTAATAAACGAACTGCTATCCACAGTATGCTAGTCTATTTATACATCAATGATATTTTATTGGATTATGAAAGTATTGAATTAGAAAATATCATCATTGATATTGCTTCCAGTAAAATGAGTTGTGAAGAACTAACACAATGGCTACAAGACCATGTAAAAAAAATCTAA
- a CDS encoding helix-turn-helix domain-containing protein → MNLDKNLRIYRERAGYATAKEFADALDVPYNTYTAYENQKREPKLEMLIKIADLLNVSLDDLLGRTPADEDERLKKEINDLLNPNELKNLRVVINNIDEKNIYCSFLELNYNFSLNKSHIVSTINALNKTMEDKKKNIFQKSLFSSYILNIIILTDRRIDDICFDKTNLSIDEKNKEIQKMLNIQNELSKFLGIDKQLLKLNNEYDMSKNK, encoded by the coding sequence ATGAATTTAGATAAAAACCTAAGAATTTATAGGGAACGAGCGGGATATGCAACAGCAAAGGAATTTGCTGACGCTTTAGATGTTCCATACAACACTTATACAGCTTATGAAAATCAAAAAAGAGAACCAAAACTAGAAATGCTAATAAAAATAGCTGATTTATTAAATGTATCGCTAGATGATTTACTAGGACGAACGCCAGCAGATGAAGATGAACGACTAAAAAAGGAAATTAACGATTTATTAAATCCTAATGAATTAAAAAATTTACGAGTTGTAATAAATAATATTGATGAAAAAAATATCTATTGTTCGTTTTTAGAACTTAATTATAATTTTTCTCTTAATAAATCTCATATTGTTTCAACGATAAATGCGTTAAATAAAACAATGGAAGACAAGAAAAAAAATATTTTCCAAAAAAGTTTATTCTCATCTTATATATTAAATATTATTATTTTAACTGACCGTAGAATAGATGATATTTGTTTTGATAAAACTAATTTATCAATAGATGAAAAAAATAAAGAAATACAAAAAATGTTAAATATTCAAAACGAACTTAGCAAATTTTTAGGTATAGATAAACAATTATTAAAACTAAATAATGAATATGATATGTCAAAAAATAAATAG
- a CDS encoding helix-turn-helix domain-containing protein, whose translation MKLDKSKLELAMADKCYSKTRLVANAGICYSSLIKLLNGRMKLTPQTLGKIAKTLEVKPKDLLKDED comes from the coding sequence GTGAAACTAGATAAAAGCAAATTAGAATTAGCTATGGCAGATAAATGTTATTCAAAAACTAGACTTGTAGCTAATGCAGGTATCTGCTATTCAAGTTTAATCAAGTTACTCAATGGCAGAATGAAATTAACGCCCCAAACACTAGGAAAAATAGCCAAAACGTTAGAGGTTAAACCAAAAGATTTATTAAAAGATGAGGACTAA
- a CDS encoding Rha family transcriptional regulator has protein sequence MDNQNNLVHMFKNQVVVSSVQLAEHFDKRHCDILRLLNALLRSANKQRLSKHFFKSNYKDETGKNNTMYLMDRDGFSLLVMSFKGEKALKWKLDFIDAFNAMEQEIRNNEHKLNTDLKDKLYNTSIKLEKVKILHNRLFEESTNQSALLNEKRAELLRYKAFRDLIIAKQLENDSAGLSYDDVDEIDNRIFGEID, from the coding sequence ATGGATAATCAAAATAATTTGGTTCATATGTTCAAAAATCAAGTTGTTGTATCTAGTGTACAACTTGCAGAGCATTTTGACAAACGTCATTGTGATATTTTACGTTTACTCAACGCACTTCTGCGTTCAGCTAATAAGCAAAGGCTTTCTAAGCACTTTTTTAAGTCGAATTATAAAGATGAAACAGGCAAAAATAACACTATGTATCTAATGGATAGGGACGGATTTAGCCTGCTTGTCATGAGTTTTAAGGGTGAAAAAGCTTTAAAGTGGAAGTTAGATTTTATTGATGCCTTCAATGCTATGGAGCAAGAAATAAGAAACAATGAACATAAATTAAATACTGATTTAAAAGATAAACTATATAATACATCAATCAAGCTTGAAAAGGTAAAAATACTTCATAATAGACTTTTTGAAGAAAGTACGAACCAATCAGCGTTATTAAATGAAAAACGAGCTGAATTATTAAGATATAAAGCTTTTAGAGATTTAATAATAGCTAAACAGCTAGAAAATGACTCCGCTGGATTATCATATGACGACGTTGATGAAATCGACAATAGAATTTTCGGCGAGATAGATTAA